The sequence CGACGACGATCGCGATCGCGATCGGCTGCTGGCTGCCGTTCTCGCCGTTCTCCGAAGCGCTCGGCTTCATCCGCCTGCCCGGCAGCTACTGGCTGTGGCTCGCCGCGACGATGATCGGCTACATCGCGCTCGCGCAGATCGTGAAGACGCTCTACGTGCGCCGCTACAAGCGGTGGTTCTGACGCGAAGCGTTTCGCTCCCGCATCCCGGCCGGCGCGCGGCGCGCGCCGGCCGCTCGTCTCATCGAAGGTGACGCCATGAAAAGAATGCTTCCGCTCGCGGCCGCGAGCGCGCTCTTCGCGCCCGCCGGCGCGCACGCCGACCACCCGTTCACGTCCGACGACACGAACACGCAAGGCGACGGCAACTGGCAGTACGAGCTGAACGTCGAGCGCACGTCGAAGCAGCCCGACATCGGCCGCCAGCAGCTCTGGAACACGACGCTCACGCGCGGCTTCGGCGAACGCGTCGACCTGTACGTGCAGGCGCCGTACACGCACGTGCAGACGCGCTCCGACGAAGACGGCTCGGGCCTCGGCGACCTCGAGATCGGCGCGAAGTGGCGCGTGCTCGAACGCGGGCCGCTCAGCATCGCGCTGAAGCCGCGCTTCACGATGCCAACGGGCGACGATGCGCGCGGACTCGGCAACGGGCGCGCGAGCGCGGGCGCGATGCTGCTCGCGCAGTACGACGTCGCGCGCCTGCAGGTACTCGTGAACGCGGGCCTGATGTATCAGCCGAACCGGCAAGGCAATCTCGCATCGATCTGGCAGGCGTGCGGCGCAATCGTCTATCGTGCGACGGACAAGCTGCGGCTCGGCGTCGATATCGGCGTTTCACGCAATCCGGAGCGCGGCGCCGGCGCGCATCCGGCGTACGTGATCGCGGGCGCGATCTATACGCCGCGCGACTGGCTCGACGTCGACCTCGGCTATCGGCGCGGGCTCAACGATCAGATCTACGACCATGCGTTGATGGCGGGGCTCACGGTGCGGTGGTGAACGCCTCGGCCGCGGGGCAACGGCGGCGCGACCGCGCCGCGGCCCGCAAGCCGCGGATCGGCGGCCCGCGCAATGGCGCGGCGCCGCGCGCCCGGCGCCGGCCGCGTGCGGCGTCGCCTTCGCCGGCGACACGCGCATGCGCGGCGGCGCCGGCCGCTTCACGCGTCCCCGCCTCGCGCGGCCGCGCCGCCGCCGAAGAGCGCGTCGCACCACTGCCGCCCTTGCGCCGTCAGCGCCGCGCAGCCCGTGCCGTCCTCGCGCACGATCGTCTCGGTCACGCCCGCCGCGTCGAGCCGCGTCAGCGCCCGCCGCAGCGCGCTCATCGGCATGCCCGCGCGCTTGGCGAGCTTCGCGAGCGACCAGGGCGCGCCGCGCGCATCGACGGCGGCTTCGCGCAACCGCAGCAGCACGGCGACGAGCGCCGGATCGCAGCCGGAATCGCCGCCTGCACGGCCCGCCGCGTCTTCGCCATCGGCGCGCGCCTGCGCCCGCGCATCGCACGCCCACGGCGCATGCACATCGTCCTCGCGCCATGCGCCGCATGCATCGCGCCCGTCTTTCGCCGCGTTCGTCTTCATCCCCCCGCCCTCATCGTTTCGCGCACACCGCGGCCAGCCGCCCGAGCGTCTTCACCGCCGCCTCGATCTGCGGCGACCACGCATAGCTGTAGTTCAGCCGGATGCAGTGCCGATACGCGAGCGTCGTCGAGAACATGTGCCCCGGCCCGAGCGTGATCTTCTGCGCGAGCGCGAGCCGGTAGAGCGCCATCGCGTCGACGCCGTCCGGCAGCTCGATCCATAGCACGTAGCCGCCCTTCGGCTGCGACAGCCGCGTGCCGTCCGGAAAGAAACGCCGCACGAGCGCCGCCATCATGCTCGCCTGCTGCGCATAGAGCTTGCGAATCCGCCGCAGATGGTGATCGTAGCCGTCGTGCCGCAGATACTCGGCGATCGCGAGCTGGTCGATCGCGGGCGTCGCGAGGGTGTTCAGGAACTTGAGCTTTTCGACCTGATCGCGGTAACGCCCCGGCATCGCCCAGCCGACCCGGTACGCGGGCGACAGGCTTTTCGAGAACGACGCGCAGTGCAGCACGAGCCCGCGCGCATCGAACGCCTTGAGCGTGCTCGGCCGCGCGGCGCCGTAGTACAGCTCGTGGTAGACGTCGTTCTCGATCGCCGGCACGTCGTGCCGCGCGAGCAGCTCGACGAGCGCGCGCTTGCGCTCGTCCGGCATCAGGAAGCCGAGCGGGTTCTGGAAATTGGGCATCACCATGCACGCGGCAATGCGCTCGGTCGCGAGAATCCGCGCGAGCGCGTCGATATCGATGCCCTCGCCCGGGTGCGTCGCGACTTCGATCGCACGCATCCCGAGCCGCTCGATCGCGTGCAGCATCGCGTAGAACGTCGGCGATTCGACGGCGATCGTGTCGCCCGGCTTGGCCACCGCCTGCAGGCACAAATTGATCGCCTCGGTCGCGCCGATCGTCACGACGATCTCGCCCGGATCGACCGCGACGCCGCCTTCCAGATAGCGGCGCGCGATCTGCCGGATCAGCTCCGGATTGCCCGGCGGCAGATCGTCGATCACGCCCCAGCGCGCGCGCCGCCGCGCGATAGCGTGCGCGTGCCGCGCGATGCGCTGCGCGGGGAACGGCGTCGCGTCCGGATACGGCGAGCCGAGCGGCACCGCGTCGTCGCGCGCGATCGAGCGCAGCGTCGACAGCACGAGCCGGCTCACGTCGACGGCCGACGACACCGCGACGGGCGCCGACGCATGCAGCGCGAGCGCCGGCGCATCCTGCCGCGCGCGCACGAAATAGCCGGACTGCGGCCGGCTCTCGATCGCGCCGCGGCTCTCGAGCACCAGGTACGCGCGCACGACGGTCGTGATGCTGAGCCGGTGCTGCACGCTCGCCTGCCGCACCGACGGTATCCGCTCGCCCGGCCGGTAGACGCCGCGCCGGATCATCGCCTCGATGTCGTCCGCCAGTTGTTCGTAGCGCTTCACTGCCCGCCCCGCCGGTCCGTTTGTCGATATGCAAGAGTACAGTTTATTGACGCATCGCACCATAACCAAGAACTGTGCTCTTTTTCTTTCCGGCAAGGTGTGCTCCCGCCCGGTCTCGCCGCGCGCGTACGCTTCGTTGCGTCGCCGTCCCCAACCGGCGCTCAGACATTTCAACGACATGAAAACCAAGGAACCCGACGCGCGCATCGAGCCGTACGCCCATCCGGCGGGCGGCTGGGGCGCGCTCAAGTACGTCGCGATCAACCTGTTCAAGGAAAAGGTGCCGGGCGGCAATTACCGCGCGCTGCTGCGCCAGAACCAGCCGGACGGCTTCGACTGCCCGGGCTGCGCGTGGCCCGATCGCGAGCATGCCTCGACGTTCGAATTCTGCGAGAACGGCGTGAAGGCCGTCGCGGCCGAGGCGACCGCCAAGCGCGTGACGCCCGCGTTCTTCGCCGAGCATACGGTGAGCGCGCTCTTCGATCAGTCCGACTACGCGCTCGAGCAGCACGGCCGCCTGACCGACCCGATGGTCTACGACGCCGCGACCGACCGCTACGTGCCGATCGCCTGGAACGCGGCGTTCGAGCTGATCGCGAACCACCTGCGCGCGCTCGGCGAGCCGAACCGCGCGGCGTTCTACACGTCGGGCCGCGCGAGCAACGAGGCCGCGTTCCTGTATCAGTTGCTCGTGCGCTACTACGGCACCAACAACTTCCCCGACTGCTCGAACATGTGCCACGAGGCGACGAGCCGCGGGCTGCCGGCCACGGTCGGCGTCGGCAAGGGCACGGTCACGCTCGATGATTTCGAGCAGGCCGACACGCTGCTGATCTTCGGCCAGAACCCGGCGACGAACCATCCGCGCATGATGGGCGAGCTGCGCGCGTGCGCGAAGCACGGCGCGACGATCGTGTCGATCAATCCGCTGAAGGAGCGCGGGCTCGAGCGCTTCGCGAGCCCGCAGCATCCGGCCGAGATGCTGACGATGTCGAGCACGCCGATCGCGTCGACGTTCGTGCAGCCTCGCGTCGGCGGCGATCTCGCGCTCATCAAGGGCGTCGCCAAGCGCGTGCTCGAGCTCGACGACGCGGCGCGCGAACGCGGCGGCGCGCGCGTGCTCGACGTCGACTTCATCGCCGCGCACACGGCCGGCTTCGACACGTTCGCGGCCGACCTGCGCGCGCAGGACTGGGCCGCGCTCGTCGGCGAAAGCGGCGTGCCGCGCGAGCAGATCGATGCGCTCGCGCGCATCTACGTGCGCGGCGAACGCGTGATCGCGACGTGGGGAATGGGCCTCACGCAGCACAAGCACTCGGTCGCGACGGTGCACATGCTGTCGAACCTGATGCTGATGCGCGGCAACGTCGGCCGCCCGGGCGCGGGCCTCTGCCCCGTGCGCGGGCATTCGAACGTGCAGGGCAACCGCACGGTCGGCATCGAGGAGAAGCCTTCCGACGCGTTCCTCGAGCGGCTCGGCCGCGTATTCGATTTCGCGCCGCCGCGCGGCCACGGCTACGACGTCGTCGAGACGATCGAGGCGATGCTCGACGGCCGCATCGGCGTGTTCATCGGCCTCGGCGGCAACTTCGCGATGGCGACGCCCGATACGCCGCGCACGTGGCAAGGGCTGCGCCGTTGCGGCCTGACCGTGCACATCACGACGAAGCTCAACCGCAGCCATCTCGTGCATGGCCGTGAGGCGCTGATCCTGCCGACGCTCGGCCGCACCGAGATCGATCTGCAGAACGGCGTCGCGCAGGGCGTGAGCGTCGAGGACTCGATGTGCATGGTCCATGCGTCGTACGGGATGAACCCGCCGGCGTCGCCGAACCTGCTGTCGGAGGTCGCGATCGTCGCGCGGCTCGGGCACGCGCTCTTCGGCGGCGACAAGATCGACTGGCTCGGCTATATGAACGACTACGCGAAGATCCGCGACGCGATCGAAGCGAGCATCGAGGGTTTCGACGACTACAACGCGCGAATCGCGCGGCCGGGCGGCTTCCATCTGCGGATCGCGTCGCGCGAGCGCGAATGGCTCACGCCGAGCGGCCGCGCGAACTTCATCGTCCATGCGCTGCCCGCCGACACGCCGATCCAGCGCGCCCGCGCGCGCCACGGCAAGCGGCTGATGACGCTGATGACGACGCGCTCGCACGATCAGTACAACACGACGATCTACGCGCTCGACGACCGCTATCGCGGCGTGTTCGGCGAGCGGCGCGTCGTGTTCGCGCATCCCGACGATCTCGCGATGCTCGGCTTCGAGGCGGGCGAGCGCGTGGATCTCGAAACGGTATGGGACGACGGAATCGAGCGGCGCGTCGCGGGCTTTCTGCTCGTCGCGTACGACATTCCGCGCGGCTGCCTCGGCGCGTACTACCCGGAGACGAATCCGCTCGTGCCGCTCGACAGCGTGGGCGACGTCTGCAACACGCCGACGTCGAAGTCGATTCCGGTGCTGATGCACCGGTCGGCGGGCGACGCGGCGCACGCGGCATGACGCGAGGCCCGCATGATCGTCAGACCGCGCGAGCACGGGTTCCGGATGCTGTTCGTCTGGAACGGTTCGGTGCTCAAATCGATTCTGCCGCAGCTTGCGCTGATGAGCGCCGTGAGCATCGTCGCGCTGCTGACGAACGGCCGCATTCTCGGCGAGAAGGTGCCGCTGAACCCGACGCCGTTCACGCTCGCGGGCCTCGCGCTCGCGATCTTCGCCGCGTTTCGCAACAACGCGAGCTACGACCGCTACTGGGAGGCGCGCAAGCTCTGGGGCGGCGTGCTGAGCGCGGCGCGCGCGCTGACCTCGCAGGCGCTCGGCTACGACGCGCTCGCCGACGGCGCATCGTTCGCCCGCGCGACGGCGGGTTTCGTCTATGCGCTCAAGCACCAGTTGCGCGGCACGGACCCGACTCACGACCTGCGCCGCCGCCTGCCCGCTGACTGGCTCGATCCGGTGCTCGCCGCGCAGTTCCGCCCGGTCGCGATCCTGCATGCGTTGCGCGGGCGGCTGGCCGGCCGGCATCGCGACGGCGCGCTGACCGATGCGCAGCTGTGGATGCTCGACGCGCAGCTCAACGAACTCGCCGCGAAACTGGCGGGCTGCGAGCGCATCGCATCGACGCCGATCCCGTTTCCCTATCACGTGCTGCTGCACCGGACTGTCTACGCGTATTGCGTGATGCTGCCGTTCGGGCTCGTCGACTCGATCGGCATCGCGACGCCGTTCGTATCGGTGTTCGTGTCGTACACGCTGATCGCGCTCGACGCGATCGCGGGCGAGATCGCCGAGCCGTTCGGCGACGGGCCGAACCATCTCGCGCTCGATGCGCTGACACGGCAGATCGAGCGCTCGCTGTTCGAGCTGGCCGGCCTGCCGCTGCCGGACGAAATGCGCGCCGGCCCGAATCACCGGCTGTCGTGACGGCGGGCGGCGCGCGCCGCCACGATCGCTGTCCTTCGCGGTCCGCGGCGAGTATTTGGCGATCGAATGAACGGACCGCGCGCCACTCGCGCCGACATTGTGCGAAGCCGGGCGATTGAGGTAGGATCGCCCGCGGCGGCCCCGGGGCCATCCAATTTCCAGGCCGCCGCAGTCATCGCGACAACAACGGGCGCTCGCCGAACTCGCCCGATCACCTCCAAACGCGCATGCCGAAGAAGGATCGCACCATGAACCACCATACGAATCAACTCCATCCATCAACATCGTTCGCGTTCGTCGCCGCGTCGTGGGCCGCGCTGCTCGCCGGCGTCTGCGCGTATCTGCTCGGCTTGTGGAACGCCGGCATGCAGCTCAACGAAAAAGGCTATTACTTCACGGTGCTCGCATACGGCCTGTTCGCGGCGGTCTCGCTGCAAAAGAGCGTGCGCGACCGTCTCGAAGGCGTTCCGGTCACGGGGCTGTACTACGGCCTCGCGTGGGCGTCGGTGATCCTGACGATCGCGCTGCTCGTGATCGGCCTCTTCAACGCGACGCTGCTGCTCAGCGAGAAGGGCTTCTACGCGATGTCGTTCGCGCTCGCGCTGTTCGGCTCGGTGGCCGTGCAGAAGAACACCCGGGACCTCAAGGCGGCCGGACGCGGCCGCGCGGAAACGGAAGTGGCCGTCGACATCGCCGAGTAACGAAACCACAGCGATTACTATGCGGCGTGCCTCGTCGACCCCGCCGGCAATCGGCTCGAGGCGGGGTGTCACGCGGCTGCGTCGGCACACGCGCGCTCGTGACGCCCGAGCGCGCCGATCGACGGCGCGCGGCACATCGCCCCGTGTCGCCCCGTGTCGCCCCGGCTCGGCTCATGCTCGCGCGATGCCTAAACGCGCGCGCAGGCAATGCCGTGCGGGATACGCGCCGGCGAGCCGGCCGTGACGTATCGCGCCCCGACGAAAGCGCTCGATGCGGCAGAAGCGGGGTTCGGCGGCATGATGCGTATGGTACGCGGCGCGGCTGTATCGCCGCCGCGTTCGCGATTCGGTCGAGCGAGGCGGCCGCCATGCCGCGCATTGACTGCCCCGCTCCGCCGGCGCGAAACACGCGCGCCGCCCCGCCTGCGCGCTCGTTCAATTGAACGCCGCCCAGATCAGATACACGTTCAACGCGACGATCGCCGCCGCCGCCGCGCTCGCCGCGACGAGCGTCGGCGCGCGCAGCGCATGCTCGCCGAGCAGCGCGCGCCGGCTCGACAGCAGCAGCAGCGCGGCCATCGGCAGCGGCAGCACGAGGCTCAGCACGACCTGGCTCAGCACCATCGCGCGCGTGACGTCGCAGCCGAGCGCGACGATCGCGAACGCGGGCGCGATCGTCACGAGCCGCCGCACCCAGATCGGCACCCGGCGACGCAGGAAGCCCTGCATCACGACCTGCCCCGCGAGCGTGCCGACGACCGAACTCGACACGCCGGACGCGAACAGCGCGACGAGAAAGAGCGCGCCCGCCGCCGGGCCGAGCAGCGGAATCAGCGTGTGATACGCGTCGCCGATATCGGCCATGCCCGGCGCCGTCCGGTGGAACGCGGACGACGCCATCATCACCATCGCGATGTTCACGAAGCCGGCGACGCCGAGCGCGACCGCGACCTCGCGGTTCGAGAAGCGCAGCAGCAGCCGGCGCTCGCGCGCGTCGCGCGGCGTCGTGCGCCGCTGCGTGAGGCCGGAGTGCAGATAGAGCGTGTGCGGCATGATCGTCGCGCCGATGATGCCCACCGCGAGCGTGAGCGCCGTGCCGTCGCGCAACTGCGGCACGACGAGATGGTATGCGGCCGCGTGCCAGTCCTGCGGCGCGATCAGCAATTCGCCGAGGTAGCTCGCGCCGATCACGCCGACCAGCGCCGCGATCGCGGCCTCGAGCGGCCGGAAGCCGCGCTTTTCCAGCGTGAGGATCGCGCAGGTCAGCACCGCCGTCGCGGCCATCCCGGCGATGAGCGGCAGATGCAGCAGCAGGCCGAACGCGAGCGCCCCGCCCAGGAATTCGGCGAGATCGGTCGCCATCGCGGCGATCTCGGACGTCGCCCACATCCCCCAGACGACGGGCCGCGGAAAATGCTCGCGGCACAGCTCGGCGAGGTTGCGGCCCGTCACGATGCCGAGCTTCGCCGACATCGCCTGAAACACCATCGCGATCACGTTCGCGGCGAGCACGACCCACAGCAGCTCGTAGCCGTACGCGGCGCCCGCCTGGATGTTGGTCGCGAAGTTGCCGGGGTCCATGTAGCCGATCGACGCGATCACGGCCGGCCCGACGAACGGCAGCGCGGCCGCGACGCCCTTGCGGCGCCCTTCGAGCGCGTCGCGCGCGGCGCGGACGGTGCGCGAGCTCGCGTCTCCCGCCGTCGCGAAATCGCCGGCGGATCGGCTCATCGTGGTTGAGGAAAGCATGGTGGGTATCCGTTGGAGTGCAGCATGATTGGACATGCGCGGCGCGGCAGGCCGCGCGACCGGGCGGCGGCCGGTTAGGCCGCCCGCGCGCCGCGCGCTTACGCCGGCACGACGTCCGGCCGGTTGCGCGGAAAGCGCGCGATCACGTCGGGCGCGATATGCAGATGCGCCTCGACGAGCTGCGGCGGCG is a genomic window of Burkholderia mallei ATCC 23344 containing:
- a CDS encoding transporter translates to MKRMLPLAAASALFAPAGAHADHPFTSDDTNTQGDGNWQYELNVERTSKQPDIGRQQLWNTTLTRGFGERVDLYVQAPYTHVQTRSDEDGSGLGDLEIGAKWRVLERGPLSIALKPRFTMPTGDDARGLGNGRASAGAMLLAQYDVARLQVLVNAGLMYQPNRQGNLASIWQACGAIVYRATDKLRLGVDIGVSRNPERGAGAHPAYVIAGAIYTPRDWLDVDLGYRRGLNDQIYDHALMAGLTVRW
- a CDS encoding DNA-binding protein, whose product is MKTNAAKDGRDACGAWREDDVHAPWACDARAQARADGEDAAGRAGGDSGCDPALVAVLLRLREAAVDARGAPWSLAKLAKRAGMPMSALRRALTRLDAAGVTETIVREDGTGCAALTAQGRQWCDALFGGGAAARGGDA
- a CDS encoding PLP-dependent aminotransferase family protein, which codes for MKRYEQLADDIEAMIRRGVYRPGERIPSVRQASVQHRLSITTVVRAYLVLESRGAIESRPQSGYFVRARQDAPALALHASAPVAVSSAVDVSRLVLSTLRSIARDDAVPLGSPYPDATPFPAQRIARHAHAIARRRARWGVIDDLPPGNPELIRQIARRYLEGGVAVDPGEIVVTIGATEAINLCLQAVAKPGDTIAVESPTFYAMLHAIERLGMRAIEVATHPGEGIDIDALARILATERIAACMVMPNFQNPLGFLMPDERKRALVELLARHDVPAIENDVYHELYYGAARPSTLKAFDARGLVLHCASFSKSLSPAYRVGWAMPGRYRDQVEKLKFLNTLATPAIDQLAIAEYLRHDGYDHHLRRIRKLYAQQASMMAALVRRFFPDGTRLSQPKGGYVLWIELPDGVDAMALYRLALAQKITLGPGHMFSTTLAYRHCIRLNYSYAWSPQIEAAVKTLGRLAAVCAKR
- a CDS encoding FdhF/YdeP family oxidoreductase; its protein translation is MKTKEPDARIEPYAHPAGGWGALKYVAINLFKEKVPGGNYRALLRQNQPDGFDCPGCAWPDREHASTFEFCENGVKAVAAEATAKRVTPAFFAEHTVSALFDQSDYALEQHGRLTDPMVYDAATDRYVPIAWNAAFELIANHLRALGEPNRAAFYTSGRASNEAAFLYQLLVRYYGTNNFPDCSNMCHEATSRGLPATVGVGKGTVTLDDFEQADTLLIFGQNPATNHPRMMGELRACAKHGATIVSINPLKERGLERFASPQHPAEMLTMSSTPIASTFVQPRVGGDLALIKGVAKRVLELDDAARERGGARVLDVDFIAAHTAGFDTFAADLRAQDWAALVGESGVPREQIDALARIYVRGERVIATWGMGLTQHKHSVATVHMLSNLMLMRGNVGRPGAGLCPVRGHSNVQGNRTVGIEEKPSDAFLERLGRVFDFAPPRGHGYDVVETIEAMLDGRIGVFIGLGGNFAMATPDTPRTWQGLRRCGLTVHITTKLNRSHLVHGREALILPTLGRTEIDLQNGVAQGVSVEDSMCMVHASYGMNPPASPNLLSEVAIVARLGHALFGGDKIDWLGYMNDYAKIRDAIEASIEGFDDYNARIARPGGFHLRIASREREWLTPSGRANFIVHALPADTPIQRARARHGKRLMTLMTTRSHDQYNTTIYALDDRYRGVFGERRVVFAHPDDLAMLGFEAGERVDLETVWDDGIERRVAGFLLVAYDIPRGCLGAYYPETNPLVPLDSVGDVCNTPTSKSIPVLMHRSAGDAAHAA
- a CDS encoding bestrophin family protein, which translates into the protein MIVRPREHGFRMLFVWNGSVLKSILPQLALMSAVSIVALLTNGRILGEKVPLNPTPFTLAGLALAIFAAFRNNASYDRYWEARKLWGGVLSAARALTSQALGYDALADGASFARATAGFVYALKHQLRGTDPTHDLRRRLPADWLDPVLAAQFRPVAILHALRGRLAGRHRDGALTDAQLWMLDAQLNELAAKLAGCERIASTPIPFPYHVLLHRTVYAYCVMLPFGLVDSIGIATPFVSVFVSYTLIALDAIAGEIAEPFGDGPNHLALDALTRQIERSLFELAGLPLPDEMRAGPNHRLS
- the yiaA gene encoding inner membrane protein YiaA gives rise to the protein MNHHTNQLHPSTSFAFVAASWAALLAGVCAYLLGLWNAGMQLNEKGYYFTVLAYGLFAAVSLQKSVRDRLEGVPVTGLYYGLAWASVILTIALLVIGLFNATLLLSEKGFYAMSFALALFGSVAVQKNTRDLKAAGRGRAETEVAVDIAE
- a CDS encoding Nramp family divalent metal transporter, with protein sequence MLSSTTMSRSAGDFATAGDASSRTVRAARDALEGRRKGVAAALPFVGPAVIASIGYMDPGNFATNIQAGAAYGYELLWVVLAANVIAMVFQAMSAKLGIVTGRNLAELCREHFPRPVVWGMWATSEIAAMATDLAEFLGGALAFGLLLHLPLIAGMAATAVLTCAILTLEKRGFRPLEAAIAALVGVIGASYLGELLIAPQDWHAAAYHLVVPQLRDGTALTLAVGIIGATIMPHTLYLHSGLTQRRTTPRDARERRLLLRFSNREVAVALGVAGFVNIAMVMMASSAFHRTAPGMADIGDAYHTLIPLLGPAAGALFLVALFASGVSSSVVGTLAGQVVMQGFLRRRVPIWVRRLVTIAPAFAIVALGCDVTRAMVLSQVVLSLVLPLPMAALLLLSSRRALLGEHALRAPTLVAASAAAAAIVALNVYLIWAAFN